Proteins encoded in a region of the Teredinibacter purpureus genome:
- a CDS encoding prepilin-type N-terminal cleavage/methylation domain-containing protein, with translation MRLTTNIQFKLQRGFSLLELLVVLIIVGTVMGGVGVAINQGGPEKELAKVVSKFTAYAGHASDVAILSGKSLGLMIEPPEWQENPLDKGWRYRWQMMTQAGWQDYAELPAIDIPKGINLYVTIEGELWEWENAPEIRLPLVAFYPGGDLTLFDIEFTLDTFDLDISEHVTVDDWGRIVWTERAEMLAEIEEELGDL, from the coding sequence ATGAGGTTAACCACCAACATACAGTTTAAGTTGCAACGAGGGTTTTCGTTACTAGAGCTGTTGGTGGTGTTAATTATAGTCGGCACCGTAATGGGTGGCGTTGGTGTGGCCATCAACCAAGGTGGCCCCGAAAAAGAGCTAGCCAAAGTTGTCAGTAAGTTCACCGCCTATGCCGGCCATGCTAGTGATGTAGCAATCTTGTCAGGTAAGTCACTAGGCCTAATGATTGAGCCACCCGAGTGGCAAGAAAACCCCTTAGACAAAGGTTGGCGTTATCGCTGGCAAATGATGACACAGGCGGGTTGGCAAGATTATGCAGAACTGCCGGCCATCGATATTCCAAAAGGTATTAACCTCTATGTCACCATAGAAGGTGAACTTTGGGAATGGGAGAATGCGCCTGAAATTCGATTACCACTCGTTGCTTTTTATCCCGGTGGTGATCTTACTTTATTTGATATTGAATTCACGCTCGACACTTTTGATCTTGATATTAGTGAACACGTAACCGTAGATGATTGGGGCCGTATCGTATGGACCGAGCGTGCGGAAATGTTAGCCGAAATCGAAGAAGAGCTGGGTGACCTATGA
- the gspK gene encoding type II secretion system minor pseudopilin GspK, whose product MTRAKNSGVATSNQRGMALILALLVVALVTVIAVELSWRFELTLSRSANRWHGVQADAYLLGGEALAHWILTQDTEKDQQEGIVNDTLQEEWAQPAQMPTDEGWLRGTVTDAQGRFNLNSLIDKAPKLQGNKTPQSWQKWTAPQRRFIRLLQTIELEEDVFLDQAAAINITEAIMDWVDLDSNVSTISGYGGAESDYYGQLDPPFVVANKAMMSVTELNVIRGITPVLYRKLLPLVIALPKEVPINVNTMPIQLMRTINDKKILYPNNIDDAQYIFEERSIGYEDIASFKSSAAVDQVVGSTPNGESNIDITGLDIKSSYFIFVGDTSVGDHIRERKALMFRDGSKVTTLRRTDANF is encoded by the coding sequence ATGACTAGGGCTAAAAACAGCGGCGTTGCGACATCGAACCAGCGAGGAATGGCGTTGATATTGGCGTTACTGGTTGTCGCCTTGGTTACGGTTATTGCTGTAGAGCTAAGTTGGCGTTTTGAGTTAACGCTGTCCCGTTCTGCAAACCGTTGGCACGGTGTACAAGCCGACGCGTACTTGCTTGGTGGAGAAGCGCTAGCACATTGGATTCTGACACAGGATACAGAGAAAGATCAGCAAGAAGGTATTGTGAACGATACCTTGCAAGAAGAGTGGGCACAGCCAGCACAAATGCCAACCGATGAAGGTTGGTTACGAGGAACGGTAACCGACGCTCAAGGGCGCTTTAATCTCAATTCACTTATCGATAAAGCGCCAAAACTACAGGGCAATAAAACCCCTCAATCGTGGCAAAAATGGACAGCTCCGCAACGTCGTTTTATTCGACTATTGCAGACCATAGAGCTAGAGGAAGATGTATTTCTAGACCAAGCCGCTGCGATAAATATTACTGAAGCCATTATGGATTGGGTCGATTTGGATTCAAACGTTTCAACAATATCGGGCTATGGCGGTGCCGAATCGGATTATTATGGGCAATTAGACCCCCCATTTGTGGTGGCAAATAAAGCCATGATGAGCGTGACTGAGCTGAATGTTATTCGTGGGATAACCCCCGTGCTCTACCGAAAGCTTCTACCTTTAGTGATAGCGTTACCAAAAGAAGTGCCGATCAACGTGAACACCATGCCCATACAATTGATGCGCACAATTAATGACAAAAAAATACTGTATCCAAACAATATCGACGACGCGCAATATATCTTTGAAGAACGCAGTATTGGTTATGAAGATATCGCATCTTTTAAAAGTTCGGCAGCGGTCGATCAGGTTGTAGGTAGTACCCCGAATGGTGAAAGTAATATTGATATAACGGGCCTGGACATAAAAAGCAGTTATTTTATTTTCGTAGGCGATACATCCGTTGGCGATCATATTCGCGAGCGTAAAGCGTTAATGTTCCGTGATGGTAGTAAAGTCACTACCTTGCGTAGAACAGACGCAAACTTTTAA
- the gspI gene encoding type II secretion system minor pseudopilin GspI has protein sequence MNTTLRRVSGFTLIEVLIALAIVAVALPALVMRVQSVSDNTGYIEQKSYAYWIAQNKMEEIFLDYRIKNTFPKTKRHDTLEFGGKEWYWEVQAVTTGMESIYRIEVRVGNDEDDILASYAGILHESKDGAQTVPNTGTVQ, from the coding sequence ATGAACACCACACTGCGACGCGTATCAGGTTTTACACTTATTGAAGTGTTAATTGCATTGGCGATTGTTGCCGTTGCACTACCCGCGCTGGTTATGCGCGTTCAATCCGTATCAGATAACACCGGCTACATCGAACAGAAAAGTTATGCCTATTGGATAGCGCAAAATAAAATGGAAGAGATCTTCCTCGATTACCGCATTAAAAATACTTTCCCAAAAACAAAGCGACATGACACCCTCGAATTCGGCGGCAAAGAGTGGTACTGGGAAGTTCAAGCAGTAACGACGGGAATGGAATCGATCTATCGTATTGAAGTGCGAGTGGGCAATGATGAAGATGATATCCTGGCGAGCTATGCCGGTATATTGCATGAGTCAAAAGACGGCGCTCAAACTGTCCCTAATACGGGTACGGTTCAGTGA
- the gspG gene encoding type II secretion system major pseudopilin GspG — translation MKNINRNRGFSLIEIMVVLVIMGLLASIVAPNVMDALSSSKGQKVQADFANIETALKMYKLDNFVYPSTEQGLEALVSRPTSSPEPKNWRKGGYLSELPMDPWQSQYLYSSPGDAKPYEIYTLGADSVRGGDDEAADINNWDQVGGGNDN, via the coding sequence ATGAAAAATATTAATCGAAATCGCGGCTTTAGCCTTATCGAAATTATGGTCGTTCTGGTCATCATGGGGTTGCTAGCGTCTATTGTGGCACCCAACGTTATGGATGCTCTTTCGAGCAGTAAGGGCCAAAAAGTACAGGCTGATTTCGCTAACATTGAAACAGCGTTGAAAATGTACAAATTAGATAACTTTGTATACCCCTCTACCGAACAAGGCCTAGAGGCACTGGTAAGCCGCCCTACCTCGTCACCTGAACCGAAAAACTGGCGTAAAGGCGGCTACCTGTCAGAATTACCTATGGATCCTTGGCAGAGCCAATATTTGTATTCGAGCCCCGGAGACGCTAAACCCTACGAAATCTATACGCTCGGCGCCGACAGTGTGCGTGGCGGCGATGACGAAGCTGCCGATATCAACAATTGGGATCAAGTAGGGGGAGGTAACGACAACTAA
- the gspJ gene encoding type II secretion system minor pseudopilin GspJ, with protein sequence MKRQCGISLLEVLVSVAIMATIALLAFGALDVSERSKVVSEEKMHDLLQFDRGWVMLENDLRNALSYANGNAYGDLINAMDVRYGEEYSLVFLRSGRANPLGFPRTELARVGYRLEESVLWRDTWYDPQNPDIDFARQQKIMEGVEDIKISVLPTSGQGYKEGPWVEEWPGLGPPNVLPLALEITIETKSRGEITRLFALSPGK encoded by the coding sequence GTGAAAAGACAATGCGGCATTTCACTGTTAGAAGTACTGGTGTCGGTAGCAATCATGGCAACGATTGCGCTTTTGGCCTTTGGTGCTTTGGATGTAAGTGAACGCTCAAAAGTAGTAAGCGAAGAAAAAATGCATGACCTGCTCCAGTTTGATCGTGGTTGGGTAATGCTAGAAAATGATTTACGAAACGCGCTGTCCTACGCTAATGGCAACGCTTATGGCGACTTAATAAACGCTATGGACGTACGCTATGGCGAAGAATACAGCCTTGTTTTTTTACGGTCTGGGCGCGCTAACCCTTTGGGTTTTCCTCGAACAGAATTGGCGCGAGTAGGCTATCGGTTGGAGGAGAGCGTTTTGTGGCGAGATACGTGGTACGACCCGCAAAACCCTGACATTGATTTCGCCCGCCAACAAAAAATTATGGAAGGCGTAGAAGATATTAAAATAAGCGTATTACCGACATCCGGCCAAGGTTATAAAGAAGGCCCGTGGGTAGAAGAGTGGCCAGGTCTTGGGCCTCCTAACGTTTTACCACTGGCATTAGAAATTACGATAGAAACTAAAAGCCGTGGAGAAATTACCCGTTTATTTGCTTTAAGCCCAGGGAAATAA